Proteins from a single region of Apis mellifera strain DH4 linkage group LG7, Amel_HAv3.1, whole genome shotgun sequence:
- the LOC413168 gene encoding retinol dehydrogenase 14: MLLKIVSCTTLCYLAAAGSLVVLLVLLAVYFYVHNGMGICESKKRMDGKTVIITGCTSGIGRETARDLAKRGARLIMACRNLEAADRLKEELIKESGNEGIVTRKLDLSSFASVREFARQVNSEEERLDVLIHNAGTAQLFKKMVTEDGVEMTMATNQYGPFLLTHLLIDLLKRSKPSRIIIVASQLYVLARLNLDNVNPTTSLPGYLYYVSKYANIVFSLELARRLEGSGVTVNCLHPGLISTGIWKALPPPFSWMLSFLLNLLSKTVEQGAQTTIHLAVSDEVSDISGKYFVDCKERELFCGVKDEAQAKKFWELNETMVKLEPSDPKI, from the exons ATGTTACTCAAGATCGTGTCCTGCACAACGTTGTGCTACCTGGCCGCAGCTGGATCGCTCGTCGTGCTTCTGGTTTTACTGGCGGTGTACTTTTACGTCCACAACGGGATGGGAATCTGCGAAAGCAAGAAAAGAATGGACGGGAAGACTGTAATAATTACCGGATGCACGTCTGGTATCGGAAGGGAGACAGCGAGAGACCTGGCGAAAAGAGGCGCGAGATTGATCATGGCGTGCCGGAATTTGGAAGCGGCGGACAGATTGAAAG aggaattgataaaagagtCTGGGAACGAGGGCATCGTCACGCGAAAACTTGACCTCTCCTCGTTCGCCTCGGTGAGGGAGTTCGCCCGGCAAGTAAACAGCGAGGAGGAGAGACTGGACGTGTTGATCCACAACGCTGGAACGGCTCAATTGTTCAAGAAGATGGTGACCGAGGACGGAGTTGAGATGACGATGGCCACTAATCAATACGGTCCATTTTTGCTCACGCATCTTTTGATCG ACTTGTTGAAACGATCGAAGCCGAGTCGAATAATCATCGTCGCGTCCCAGTTGTACGTCTTGGCGAGATTAAATTTGGACAACGTGAATCCAACTACCAGCTTGCCCGGCTATCTCTACTACGTCTCGAAATACGCGAATATCGTGTTCAGTTTAGAGTTGGCGCGACGTCTCGAGGGTTCCGGGGTCACCGTCAATTGCCTCCATCCAGGATTGATAAGCACAGGTATATGGAAAGCTCTCCCGCCCCCTTTCTCGTGGATGCTCAGTTTTCTGCTCAACCTCCTCTCGAAAACGGTGGAGCAAGGGGCGCAAACGACCATACACCTTGCCGTCTCGGACGAGGTGAGCGACATCTCCGGCAAATACTTCGTGGATTGCAAA GAACGGGAATTATTTTGCGGTGTCAAGGATGAGGCACAGGCTAAGAAATTTTGGGAGCTGAACGAGACAATGGTGAAACTTGAACCGTCGgatccaaaaatttaa